TTGGTGTCCGAGTTTATTAGACCACTACACAGGCGATCTGGATTCGTGTGCGAAGGCGCGGGAGTGCAGAGGGCATTCGCCCTAATGCTCTCTGCTCGGCCGCCGCACAATAGTTGAGCCAGACTCGGCATCATTAGCGGACGAAACTTTCTCGATACGCTAAAAATATCTATTCGGTTTCACCCTCATTACGCTGGTTGCACCAAAGTCGCCTTTAAGTACAACCACAAGCTTCCCTATCACTCCTGACACCCACCACAATAATAAAACGGCCTCGACGACAGCGCAGTCTTCTGAATCACCGCCCCGCATCTCTCACACGTCTTCCCTTCTCTGGCAAACACATGAAATTCAAACAGCGCTCCGTGATGATGACCAGGATTCACCTCTCCCCGCGTCTGATATGAAAGTCGCGGAATGGAAATTAAGGCATGCGCCAGCTTATCCAGTTGCACCTCTGACAGTAATTCCGGTTTATGGTGTGGAAGTAGTTCCGCTGCCCACAAAATTTCTGCACGCAAATAATTGCCTAACCCGGCGAGAAAGGCCTGATCTAGCAACATGCCACCCAGCTGTTTGCGACGGAATGCTTTGTCCAACAGGCGAACACGGATATCCGCTTCAGTTAGCGTCATATCCAAGACGTCAGGGCCAATACGTTGTAAAAATGGATGCTGAAGAATAATCTCAAGTGGCGCCAGCTCAATATCTGAAGCGCTGTAGAGCAAAATAGCTTTATCCACAGTTTCCAACGCTACCCGTAAGTCACGTTTAGTTTCAGGCCGTTTGCCCGGTTCCGCGACTTTCCATATGCCATACAGTTGATTATGGCTGTACATACACAGGCCAGAAGAAAAATGGGTTAATAGCGCTTTGCCTCTGGTCTCAATTGAAGCCACCGTTTGTCCAACCAACTGCGTTTCAAATACTTTTAACTCAGGAAAAGCAAACCAAGCGGAAGTCAGTATTTTGCCTTCAACCGCACCCACTAACTGGTCTGCAGCCCGACGAATTTCAGGTCCTTCCGGCATATCAACTCCTAAAAACAAAAATGCCCTGTATTCATACCACAGAGCATCCTTAAGTCACGATTAATATTGATTAAACTGGATTATCAATATCAATAAAGGTCACATCAAACTGATGGCGTTCAGCTAACCACTCACCAAGCGCTTTAATGCCATAACGTTCGGTAGCGTGATGACCCGCAGCATAGAAGTGAATTCCCATCTCTCTGGCAATATGAATGGTGCGTTCAGAAACCTCACCGGTAATAAACGCATCAAATCCGTGTTCTGCTGCTTGTTTAATATAGTCCTGAGCGCCGCCCGAGCACCAAGCTACGCGACGAATTTCAGCCGGCGCATTATCGCCACAGTGAAGGGGGACACGGCCTAAACGATGGGCAATCCGTTCAGCCAACGCACTGCCGCTCAGTGGAGTATCCAACTTGCATTGCCAGATTAAGCAATCCGGACTCAGGGGATCTAACGAACTGGTGTGATGAAAACCCAATACCTCGCCTAATAATGCGTTATTACCCAGTGTCGGGTGCCCATCCAGTGGGAGATGATAGCCAAACAGGTTAATATCGTGATTCAGCAACGTCTTCAGTCGTTTATGCATCATGCCGGTAATCACCGGTTCATCGTTCTTCCAAAAATAACCATGGTGAACCAATACGGTATCTGCTTTAAGTTCGACAGCCGCATCCAACAATGCTTGGCAAGCGGTCACGCCTGTCACGATGCGTTTAACCTGAGTGCGCCCTTCGACTTGTAATCCATTCGGGGCATAATCGCGAAACTGTCTAACTTTTAGCTCATCGTTCAGCAACCGTTCTAATTCTCTGTTCAGCATGATGACCTCTTTAAAGCACAAATGAATTTACCGGGAACAGTAACCCTGTATGATTTTCCAAAGTATATCCGTTTTTAGGCGATTTTAATGCGCTAAAGATTATTCAGATGCGGATAGTCGTACTCCTCGGCGAAAGCTTTAAGCCGCTACTGAACGAAGAGCGAGAACAATCCTGTGTAAAATAGGGAGATAATGTTTATTATTCTTTACGACAAAAATTTTCAAAGCGTTTTTATATTTCAGCCTTAAAGACAGAGTTGATTATTTAAATTCTTCAATGCCAATGATTATTTTTCATAGAGAATATATAAAACCTATAGCCGTAAAAATAATTAAATAATAGATAGAAATAATACCCTGATATTTTATCTGGGCATTATTTCTATTATGAGGAAATCATAATATCGATTTAATAAAAATCTTTAGGTGCTTTTTCAGCTAAGGCCAACCAGACAGGTTTAGTGCTGGTTTTACTCCACACTCGATGTAAATAGCTATAGCAGCGACGCTTATCAGGGTAAAACGTCATAACCGGCAGTGTAATAATAGTTAACAACACTACGCCAGTACGACGTAATAAAATACGGTATAGTGGATACCTCTGATACATCATTATCTGCCCTCCCCCTATTTAGTAACGGCGATTTGTCTGTGGTGAAGGATCACCGATTAACTATAATTTATATTACGCCATAAAAGCTACACAT
Above is a window of Limnobaculum parvum DNA encoding:
- the nei gene encoding endonuclease VIII — translated: MPEGPEIRRAADQLVGAVEGKILTSAWFAFPELKVFETQLVGQTVASIETRGKALLTHFSSGLCMYSHNQLYGIWKVAEPGKRPETKRDLRVALETVDKAILLYSASDIELAPLEIILQHPFLQRIGPDVLDMTLTEADIRVRLLDKAFRRKQLGGMLLDQAFLAGLGNYLRAEILWAAELLPHHKPELLSEVQLDKLAHALISIPRLSYQTRGEVNPGHHHGALFEFHVFAREGKTCERCGAVIQKTALSSRPFYYCGGCQE
- a CDS encoding Nif3-like dinuclear metal center hexameric protein encodes the protein MLNRELERLLNDELKVRQFRDYAPNGLQVEGRTQVKRIVTGVTACQALLDAAVELKADTVLVHHGYFWKNDEPVITGMMHKRLKTLLNHDINLFGYHLPLDGHPTLGNNALLGEVLGFHHTSSLDPLSPDCLIWQCKLDTPLSGSALAERIAHRLGRVPLHCGDNAPAEIRRVAWCSGGAQDYIKQAAEHGFDAFITGEVSERTIHIAREMGIHFYAAGHHATERYGIKALGEWLAERHQFDVTFIDIDNPV
- a CDS encoding DUF2517 family protein; translation: MMYQRYPLYRILLRRTGVVLLTIITLPVMTFYPDKRRCYSYLHRVWSKTSTKPVWLALAEKAPKDFY